The Haloarchaeobius amylolyticus genome window below encodes:
- a CDS encoding S8 family peptidase — translation MARDGKHVSRRRLLKTTGGTLTAAALAGVSQAAGDTVEVNVGFDGPGGRRAAERAASSVVRRFTFDAMTIEVSPNAVKGLRKNPNVRYVERNGLMHAIPTRPGTRAPPGSCSPWPDCKDGGGGGDTSQTLPWGVDRVDAEVAHANGETGNGADVAIIDTGIDSDHPDLEANLGAGKAFVSCRGGGCNTSWDDDNDHGTHCAGIADADDNSQGVVGVSTEATLHAVKVLDKNGSGSFSDVAAGIEYTADQGWDVGSLSLGASSGSQTVKDACEYAYGKGVLLVAAAGNSGPCSDCVGYPAAYSEVIAVSSTTASDGLSSFSSTGPEVELAAPGSDIYSTIPGGYDTFSGTSMACPHVSGAGAQLMANGSSNTNARSTLKNSAEDIGLSDNESGAGLLDVAAALNLDSSNN, via the coding sequence ATGGCACGAGATGGCAAGCACGTCTCGAGGCGGCGATTGCTCAAGACCACAGGGGGCACACTCACGGCGGCGGCACTCGCGGGTGTCTCGCAGGCGGCGGGCGACACCGTCGAGGTGAACGTCGGCTTCGACGGCCCAGGCGGACGACGCGCGGCCGAGCGCGCCGCGTCGTCGGTCGTCCGGCGCTTCACCTTCGACGCGATGACCATCGAGGTATCCCCGAACGCGGTGAAGGGCCTGCGCAAGAACCCGAACGTCCGGTACGTCGAGCGCAACGGCCTCATGCACGCCATCCCGACGCGGCCCGGGACGCGGGCGCCGCCGGGGAGCTGTAGCCCGTGGCCGGACTGCAAGGACGGCGGCGGTGGCGGCGACACGAGCCAGACGCTCCCGTGGGGCGTCGACCGCGTCGACGCCGAGGTCGCCCACGCCAACGGCGAGACGGGCAACGGGGCCGACGTCGCCATCATCGACACCGGAATCGACTCCGACCACCCGGACCTGGAGGCCAACCTCGGGGCGGGCAAGGCGTTCGTGAGCTGTCGCGGCGGGGGCTGTAACACGAGCTGGGACGACGACAACGACCACGGCACGCACTGCGCCGGCATCGCCGACGCGGACGACAACTCCCAGGGTGTCGTCGGCGTCTCCACCGAGGCCACGCTCCACGCGGTCAAGGTCCTCGACAAGAACGGCTCCGGGAGCTTCTCGGACGTGGCAGCCGGCATCGAGTACACGGCAGACCAGGGCTGGGACGTCGGCAGCCTGAGCCTCGGCGCGTCCTCGGGCTCCCAGACGGTCAAGGACGCCTGCGAGTACGCCTACGGCAAGGGCGTGTTGCTGGTCGCCGCGGCCGGGAACTCCGGCCCCTGCTCGGACTGCGTCGGCTACCCGGCCGCGTACTCCGAGGTCATCGCGGTGTCGTCGACGACCGCCTCGGACGGGCTCTCGTCGTTCTCCTCGACCGGCCCCGAGGTCGAACTCGCCGCACCCGGCTCGGACATCTACTCCACGATACCGGGCGGCTACGACACGTTCTCGGGCACCTCGATGGCCTGCCCACACGTCTCCGGCGCCGGCGCGCAACTGATGGCGAACGGGAGTTCGAACACGAACGCCCGGTCGACGCTGAAGAACTCGGCGGAGGACATCGGCCTGTCCGACAACGAGTCCGGTGCCGGCCTGCTCGACGTCGCAGCCGCGCTCAACCTCGACTCGTCGAACAACTGA
- a CDS encoding GNAT family N-acetyltransferase — protein sequence MPGPVFTRGDRIELRTVEDEDLPHLQRLRNDPELRVFAGGPPEPFDEPDTEGFLEWLREDDTMALLACIDGEYVGMVTLKRIQRPHDTADAGVHIAPDEQGKGYATEACSLVLDYAFDQLGLHKVGAYSFDFNEPSQALLEKLGFTHEGRRREERFANGEHHDVHYYGLLAREWRARRDG from the coding sequence ATGCCCGGCCCCGTGTTCACACGCGGCGACCGCATCGAACTCCGCACCGTCGAGGACGAGGACCTGCCCCACCTCCAGCGACTGCGCAACGACCCCGAGCTTCGCGTCTTCGCCGGCGGCCCGCCGGAACCCTTCGACGAGCCCGACACCGAGGGCTTCCTGGAGTGGCTCCGCGAGGACGACACGATGGCCCTGCTCGCCTGTATCGACGGCGAGTACGTCGGTATGGTCACGCTGAAGCGCATCCAGCGCCCCCACGACACCGCCGACGCCGGCGTCCACATCGCCCCCGACGAGCAGGGCAAGGGGTACGCGACCGAGGCGTGTTCGCTCGTGCTCGACTACGCGTTCGACCAGCTCGGCCTGCACAAGGTCGGCGCGTACTCCTTCGACTTCAACGAGCCGTCGCAGGCGCTGCTGGAGAAACTCGGGTTCACCCACGAGGGCCGCCGTCGCGAGGAGCGATTCGCCAACGGCGAGCACCACGACGTGCACTACTACGGGCTGCTTGCGCGCGAGTGGCGCGCACGGCGGGACGGTTGA
- a CDS encoding NAD-dependent epimerase/dehydratase family protein — MQLSDKRVLVTGGAGLVGSHLAARLAEDNDVLVADDLSKGTRERVPDTVAFEQADMCDPDDVARVLTEDTDIVFHFAAYTDTNYDDDRTLFEENGEMTYNVLERMDEVGCDRLAFTSSSTVYGEAPMPTPEDFAPLEPISIYGSSKLADEGIISTYAHSYGIQAWVYRFANIVGPNQRGNVVPDFIEKLLEDPETLTILGNGLQEKSYLHVEECIDAMCHVVENAEKDYNVYNLGTRTTTSVNTIADIVADEMGVDPEYEYTGGDRGWTGDVPKMRLSIEKLSALGWEPTQSSDEAVRQATRQLLSELRAEYE; from the coding sequence ATGCAGCTCTCCGACAAGCGGGTCCTCGTCACCGGCGGCGCGGGACTCGTCGGCTCGCACCTCGCGGCACGCCTCGCCGAGGACAACGACGTCCTCGTCGCAGACGACCTCTCGAAGGGCACCCGGGAGCGAGTCCCCGACACGGTCGCGTTCGAGCAGGCCGACATGTGCGACCCGGACGACGTGGCCCGGGTCCTCACCGAGGACACCGACATCGTGTTCCACTTCGCGGCCTACACCGACACGAACTACGACGACGACCGCACCCTGTTCGAGGAGAACGGCGAGATGACCTACAACGTCCTCGAACGCATGGACGAGGTCGGCTGTGACAGGCTCGCCTTCACCTCCTCCTCGACGGTCTACGGCGAGGCCCCGATGCCGACCCCCGAGGACTTCGCCCCGCTCGAACCCATCTCCATCTACGGCTCCTCGAAGCTCGCCGACGAGGGCATCATCTCGACGTACGCCCACTCCTACGGCATCCAGGCGTGGGTGTACCGCTTCGCCAACATCGTCGGCCCGAACCAGCGCGGGAACGTCGTCCCGGACTTCATCGAGAAGCTTCTGGAAGACCCCGAGACGCTGACGATCCTCGGCAACGGCCTGCAGGAGAAGTCCTACCTGCACGTCGAGGAGTGCATCGACGCGATGTGCCACGTGGTCGAGAACGCCGAGAAGGACTACAACGTCTACAACCTCGGCACCCGGACCACCACCTCGGTCAACACCATCGCCGACATCGTCGCCGACGAGATGGGCGTCGACCCCGAGTACGAGTACACCGGCGGCGACCGCGGCTGGACCGGCGACGTGCCGAAGATGCGCCTCTCCATCGAGAAGCTCTCCGCGCTCGGCTGGGAACCGACCCAGTCCAGCGACGAGGCGGTCCGGCAGGCGACCAGGCAGCTCCTCTCGGAACTGCGCGCCGAGTACGAGTAA
- a CDS encoding methyltransferase: MPHVPNLLERLYILRANRAPGAIYDLLGGGTVKSVALAAEFGVFDALAEGPATAGALAGRLDADEDSLAMLCRFLARAGYLTRDGDTYALSDLSDRWMVGDPGLVDWFTFWDSVVYPFWDANAATVLRTGEPDQSVYEWLDDHPDRWPTAQRGFEAVAKLALDPTLDNVDVTGRSHLVDLGGGHGRYSIGACQANPDLEATVVDSPVALDVARENAAAAGLSDRLHTIGGDLLADDIGSGYDLGFAFNVVHGFTPDENRRLFERAADAMDPGGTLVVMDQFEGAGPIATARAMNDFIGFTYRVLLGGRVYRFEQVEAWLRDAGFADVERIDLRRAPGVTLVTGTLPG; the protein is encoded by the coding sequence ATGCCACACGTCCCCAACCTCCTCGAACGCCTCTACATCCTCCGGGCGAACCGTGCGCCCGGTGCCATCTACGACCTGCTCGGCGGGGGTACCGTGAAGTCGGTCGCGCTCGCGGCCGAGTTCGGCGTGTTCGACGCGCTCGCCGAGGGACCGGCCACCGCGGGCGCCCTCGCCGGTCGCCTCGACGCCGACGAGGACTCACTGGCCATGCTCTGTCGGTTCCTCGCCCGCGCCGGGTATCTCACCCGCGACGGCGACACCTACGCGCTCTCGGACCTGAGCGACCGCTGGATGGTCGGCGACCCCGGCCTGGTCGACTGGTTCACCTTCTGGGACAGCGTGGTCTACCCGTTCTGGGACGCCAACGCCGCCACGGTCCTCCGGACCGGCGAACCCGACCAGTCGGTGTACGAGTGGCTCGACGACCACCCCGACCGCTGGCCGACCGCCCAGCGCGGCTTCGAGGCGGTCGCGAAGCTCGCACTCGACCCCACCCTCGACAACGTCGACGTGACGGGGCGGTCCCACCTGGTCGACCTCGGCGGGGGACACGGCCGGTACAGCATCGGCGCGTGCCAGGCGAACCCGGACCTCGAGGCGACGGTCGTGGACTCCCCAGTCGCCCTCGACGTGGCCCGGGAGAACGCGGCCGCGGCCGGGCTCTCGGACAGGCTCCACACTATCGGCGGCGACCTCCTGGCCGACGACATCGGGTCGGGCTACGACCTCGGATTCGCGTTCAACGTCGTCCACGGGTTCACGCCCGACGAGAACCGGCGGCTCTTCGAGCGCGCCGCCGACGCGATGGACCCCGGCGGCACCCTCGTCGTCATGGACCAGTTCGAGGGGGCCGGTCCCATCGCGACGGCCCGGGCGATGAACGACTTCATCGGGTTCACGTACCGGGTCCTCCTCGGCGGGCGCGTCTACCGGTTCGAGCAGGTCGAGGCGTGGTTGCGCGACGCCGGCTTCGCCGACGTTGAACGAATCGACCTCCGGCGCGCACCCGGCGTGACGCTCGTCACGGGAACGCTGCCGGGGTAG
- a CDS encoding tRNA (cytidine(56)-2'-O)-methyltransferase produces MQGEPEVAVVRLAHRPGRDDRMTTHVGLTARALGADRVIYPDNADQSRQTVADITGRFGGPFDVDLVESTKAVVRNWDGSVAHLTMYGERVQDVEAEIRAARDGADEPLLVVVGSEKVPFDIYEEADWNVAVTNQPHSEVAGLAVFLDRLFEGRELDREWPGAESRVVPQSTGKKVVPADREDGKPPDE; encoded by the coding sequence ATGCAAGGCGAACCCGAGGTCGCCGTGGTCCGGCTGGCACACCGCCCGGGCCGTGACGACCGGATGACGACGCACGTCGGGCTGACGGCGCGCGCCCTCGGTGCCGACCGGGTCATCTACCCGGACAACGCCGACCAGTCGCGCCAGACCGTCGCGGACATCACCGGCCGGTTCGGCGGCCCCTTCGACGTCGACCTCGTCGAGTCCACGAAGGCCGTGGTCCGGAACTGGGACGGCAGCGTCGCCCACCTCACGATGTACGGCGAGCGCGTCCAGGACGTCGAGGCCGAGATCCGCGCCGCCCGCGACGGGGCCGACGAGCCACTGCTCGTGGTCGTCGGCTCCGAGAAGGTCCCATTCGACATCTACGAGGAAGCGGACTGGAACGTCGCCGTGACCAACCAGCCCCACTCCGAGGTCGCCGGCCTCGCGGTCTTCCTCGACCGGCTGTTCGAGGGGCGCGAACTCGACCGCGAGTGGCCCGGCGCCGAGAGCCGCGTCGTCCCGCAGTCGACCGGGAAGAAGGTCGTGCCGGCGGACCGAGAAGACGGCAAGCCTCCCGACGAGTAA
- a CDS encoding transcription factor yields the protein MAFEGLLEDPVIQKYLHELVGPKGMPVAAAPPDGEVTDEELAEELDLELNDVRRALFILYENDLATYRRVRDEDSGWLTYLWTFQYENIPENLEEEMYRLLDALEERNGYERDHEFYLCEVCSIRFEFGEAMDFGFECPECGSPLESMDNQRLVQAMEDRIDALRDELNVETNA from the coding sequence ATGGCTTTTGAGGGACTGCTGGAAGACCCCGTCATCCAAAAATATCTCCACGAACTGGTCGGCCCGAAGGGTATGCCGGTCGCCGCTGCACCCCCGGACGGCGAGGTCACCGACGAGGAACTCGCCGAGGAACTCGACCTCGAACTCAACGACGTCCGCCGGGCGCTGTTCATCCTCTACGAGAACGACCTGGCGACGTACCGCCGGGTCCGCGACGAGGACTCCGGCTGGCTCACGTACCTCTGGACGTTCCAGTACGAGAACATCCCGGAGAATCTGGAAGAGGAGATGTATCGACTGCTCGACGCCCTGGAGGAACGGAACGGCTACGAACGCGACCACGAGTTCTACCTCTGTGAGGTCTGTTCCATCCGGTTCGAGTTCGGCGAGGCGATGGACTTCGGCTTCGAGTGCCCCGAGTGTGGGTCGCCCCTGGAGTCGATGGACAACCAGCGCCTCGTGCAGGCGATGGAGGACCGCATCGACGCCCTGCGCGACGAACTGAACGTGGAAACCAACGCATAA
- a CDS encoding DUF2110 family protein: MVVLATKVYVEGDARERAMDGLRSLVDNAVGDLDVTYDIGLRNDEFPSVTLSGDDAVAARNVLREEWGEIVPDLEAGETYVGTLTRWDDDGFVLDAGQAVRIPSDQLGLGPGTPEQVRDRLGLVQHLPMEFVYGGDEPSRLSDDERDRLFDWTRGTGRVNVNSATRGEVRATVNRAGHAQDIVTVERLGLLEQSIICREETDAPGLLASIGSYLPAELKAVVP, from the coding sequence ATGGTCGTACTCGCGACCAAAGTGTACGTCGAGGGCGACGCCCGCGAACGTGCCATGGACGGCCTCCGGTCGCTCGTGGACAACGCGGTCGGCGACCTCGACGTGACCTACGACATCGGCCTTCGCAACGACGAGTTCCCCTCCGTGACCCTCTCCGGCGACGACGCGGTCGCCGCCCGGAACGTCCTCCGCGAGGAGTGGGGCGAGATCGTCCCCGACCTGGAGGCGGGCGAGACCTACGTCGGCACCCTCACGCGCTGGGACGACGACGGGTTCGTCCTCGACGCCGGCCAGGCGGTCCGCATCCCGAGCGACCAGCTCGGCCTCGGCCCCGGCACGCCCGAACAGGTCCGCGACCGCCTCGGCCTGGTCCAGCACCTCCCCATGGAGTTCGTCTACGGCGGCGACGAGCCCTCCCGGCTCTCCGACGACGAGCGCGACCGGCTGTTCGACTGGACCCGCGGCACCGGCCGCGTCAACGTCAACAGCGCCACCCGCGGCGAGGTCCGCGCGACGGTCAACCGCGCCGGCCACGCCCAGGACATCGTGACGGTCGAACGCCTCGGGCTGCTCGAGCAGTCCATCATCTGCCGCGAGGAGACCGACGCGCCCGGCCTCCTCGCCAGCATCGGGAGCTACCTGCCCGCCGAACTCAAGGCCGTCGTCCCGTAG
- a CDS encoding DUF5803 family protein, protein MNRRLLLGAGLLVLLVASAGCTSIFGGGISDEQLDSNATYAWDEVPSWDDSGETPEPVETDETTDVYVNVTGGQYHAVYHLDNVSKKDFEVWTRGLSNENPVDISAVRYRYPNGTTVKGSELEVYKTNYKTHVVLPKSEGGTTNGTLAFTAPAEPKNFRLINYMEGSYEVALPKGMRTSFFLFGQVVPSADDRSIQDGRLHLEWEEVSGNITVKYYLERDFYLFTGAVGILGLVAIGGLAYYWYRIKSLAELREELGMNVDVSDDGDGPPPGMG, encoded by the coding sequence ATGAACCGACGACTGCTGCTCGGCGCTGGCCTGCTGGTGCTCCTCGTCGCGAGCGCCGGCTGTACCAGTATCTTCGGCGGCGGCATCTCCGACGAACAGCTCGACAGCAACGCCACCTACGCCTGGGACGAGGTGCCCAGCTGGGACGACTCGGGCGAGACACCCGAACCGGTCGAGACCGACGAGACGACCGACGTGTACGTCAACGTGACCGGCGGGCAGTACCACGCCGTCTACCACCTCGACAACGTCTCGAAGAAGGACTTCGAGGTGTGGACCCGCGGGCTCTCCAACGAGAACCCGGTCGACATCTCGGCGGTCCGGTACCGCTACCCCAACGGGACGACGGTGAAGGGCTCCGAGCTCGAGGTGTACAAGACCAACTACAAGACCCACGTCGTGCTGCCCAAGAGCGAGGGCGGGACGACCAACGGGACCCTCGCGTTCACCGCGCCCGCCGAGCCGAAGAACTTCCGACTCATCAACTACATGGAGGGCTCCTACGAGGTCGCGCTCCCGAAGGGGATGCGGACCTCGTTCTTCCTGTTCGGGCAGGTCGTGCCCTCGGCCGACGACCGCTCCATCCAGGACGGCCGACTCCACCTCGAGTGGGAGGAGGTCAGCGGCAACATCACGGTGAAGTACTACCTGGAGCGTGACTTCTACCTCTTCACCGGCGCCGTCGGCATCCTCGGGCTGGTCGCCATCGGCGGGCTGGCGTACTACTGGTACCGCATCAAGTCCCTCGCCGAGTTGCGCGAGGAACTCGGCATGAACGTCGACGTGAGCGACGACGGCGACGGGCCACCCCCCGGCATGGGCTAG
- a CDS encoding competence/damage-inducible protein A has protein sequence MQAAVVTVGDELLSGDTENTNATWLCRELTDRGVDVQRVFTIPDDVGDIAQVVNESRAKYDAVLVTGGLGPTHDDLTMEGVAAAFGRDVEQNEEAARWLTEHGGYAAGDLVAGTTHLPVGVRVLHNEAGVAPGCVLESVYVFPGVPTEMKAMFAKVADEFDGEVQHVEFVHAGEPESKLVDRFAELRERFDDVQVGSYPGEHVRVKLSGPDASVVADAADWLRERVDPPEEASD, from the coding sequence ATGCAGGCAGCCGTCGTGACCGTCGGAGACGAACTCCTCAGTGGCGACACCGAGAACACCAACGCGACGTGGCTCTGTCGCGAGTTGACCGACCGCGGGGTCGACGTCCAGCGCGTCTTCACCATCCCGGACGACGTCGGCGACATCGCCCAGGTCGTCAACGAGAGCCGCGCGAAGTACGACGCCGTCCTCGTGACCGGCGGCCTCGGGCCGACCCACGACGACCTGACGATGGAGGGCGTCGCGGCCGCCTTCGGCCGGGACGTCGAGCAGAACGAGGAGGCGGCCCGGTGGCTGACCGAGCACGGCGGCTACGCCGCGGGCGACCTCGTCGCCGGGACGACCCACCTCCCGGTGGGGGTGCGGGTGCTGCACAACGAGGCGGGCGTCGCCCCCGGCTGCGTCCTCGAGAGCGTCTACGTCTTCCCGGGCGTCCCGACCGAGATGAAGGCGATGTTCGCGAAGGTGGCCGACGAGTTCGACGGCGAGGTCCAGCACGTCGAGTTCGTCCACGCGGGCGAGCCCGAGTCGAAACTCGTCGACCGGTTCGCCGAACTGCGCGAGCGCTTCGACGACGTGCAGGTCGGGAGCTACCCGGGCGAGCACGTCCGGGTGAAGCTCTCCGGGCCGGACGCGTCGGTCGTCGCAGACGCGGCGGACTGGCTCCGCGAGCGCGTCGACCCACCCGAAGAAGCGTCCGACTGA
- a CDS encoding ester cyclase — translation MATELRVGERSEHVATKIRVRRAIEDVFVGGDIDAIDDLFAPDVVLHLDCWGTGVTGRRALQRHVERQHEIFADCAATIDSLVVDGDEAIAYCTVRGRHAGMLPVPGRGPYAPTGRLFQVPTVFRFRLAKGKIAEVWRLEDALGVGDQLGLGDRSPRDLFRALGKNIREGFLRSGD, via the coding sequence ATGGCAACAGAGCTACGCGTGGGGGAGCGCTCGGAGCACGTCGCGACGAAGATACGGGTCCGGCGAGCCATCGAGGACGTGTTCGTCGGCGGTGATATCGACGCGATAGACGACCTGTTCGCGCCCGACGTCGTCCTCCACCTCGACTGCTGGGGGACCGGCGTGACCGGCCGGCGCGCCCTGCAACGCCACGTCGAACGACAGCACGAGATTTTCGCCGACTGTGCCGCGACCATCGACTCGCTCGTGGTCGACGGCGACGAGGCCATCGCGTACTGTACCGTCCGGGGCCGTCACGCCGGGATGCTGCCGGTCCCCGGTCGCGGACCCTACGCGCCGACCGGCCGCCTCTTCCAGGTGCCGACCGTGTTCCGGTTCCGGCTGGCGAAGGGGAAGATCGCCGAGGTCTGGCGGCTGGAGGACGCCCTCGGCGTCGGTGACCAGCTCGGGCTCGGGGACCGCAGCCCGCGGGACCTGTTCCGGGCACTCGGGAAGAACATCCGCGAGGGGTTCCTCCGCAGCGGCGACTGA
- a CDS encoding ATP-NAD kinase family protein, producing the protein MRIGVVVNPIAGMGGRVGLKGTDGKVEEARARGAEQRAPGRAVEALAALRDAASDLTVLTAAGELGEAECAEAGLDAEVVYTPAGEGADAETTAEDTRTAVAAFLDHGVDLVLFVGGDGTAVDVAETITDADSDVPMLGVPAGVKIYSSVFGVTPRDAGRIAASFDRVAEREVNDIDEDAYRGGEVHTELKAVVRVPVADAVQSSKQVGGGTVESLAAGFAAEVDPDVTYVLGPGSTVGAIKRELGFEPSPLGVDVWRDGEVVVRDATESEILAALGDRNEVVVSPIGGQGFIFGRGNHQISPAVIRRSTVTVVASREKLDDVGVLRVDTDDDEVDESLQGWQKVRVGRYEHRLLKVV; encoded by the coding sequence ATGCGAATCGGGGTCGTCGTCAACCCAATCGCCGGCATGGGTGGCCGGGTCGGCCTGAAGGGCACCGACGGGAAGGTCGAGGAGGCACGCGCACGCGGCGCCGAGCAGCGCGCACCGGGCCGGGCGGTCGAGGCGCTCGCTGCGCTCCGTGACGCCGCCAGCGACCTGACCGTCCTGACCGCGGCGGGCGAACTGGGCGAAGCCGAGTGCGCCGAGGCCGGCCTCGACGCCGAGGTCGTGTACACGCCCGCGGGCGAGGGCGCCGACGCGGAGACGACCGCCGAGGACACCAGGACCGCCGTGGCCGCATTCCTCGACCACGGCGTCGACCTCGTACTGTTCGTGGGCGGCGACGGGACCGCCGTCGACGTGGCCGAGACGATCACCGACGCCGACAGCGACGTGCCGATGCTCGGCGTCCCGGCCGGCGTGAAGATCTACTCCTCGGTCTTCGGAGTCACGCCGCGGGACGCCGGGCGCATCGCCGCGTCGTTCGACCGCGTCGCCGAGCGCGAGGTCAACGACATCGACGAGGACGCCTACCGCGGCGGCGAGGTCCACACCGAGTTGAAGGCCGTGGTCCGGGTCCCCGTCGCCGACGCGGTCCAATCCTCGAAGCAGGTCGGCGGCGGCACCGTCGAGTCGCTGGCAGCCGGCTTCGCCGCCGAGGTCGACCCCGACGTGACCTACGTGCTGGGGCCGGGCAGCACGGTCGGCGCCATCAAGCGCGAACTCGGCTTCGAGCCCTCGCCCCTCGGGGTGGACGTGTGGCGCGACGGCGAGGTCGTGGTTCGCGACGCGACCGAGTCCGAGATACTCGCCGCGCTCGGCGACCGGAACGAGGTCGTCGTCTCCCCCATCGGCGGCCAGGGGTTCATCTTCGGCCGGGGCAACCACCAGATCTCGCCCGCGGTCATCCGGCGCTCGACCGTGACCGTGGTCGCCTCGCGCGAGAAGCTCGACGACGTGGGCGTGCTCCGCGTCGACACCGACGACGACGAGGTCGACGAATCGTTGCAGGGCTGGCAGAAGGTCCGGGTCGGTCGGTACGAGCATCGCCTGCTGAAGGTCGTCTAG
- a CDS encoding phosphate signaling complex PhoU family protein, which translates to METRKVQRLGPSTLAMTLPAEWAKEHGVEKGDEVSLRMGGKGTLTVMPESANTEESEAIIHADNLDADAVERAIVAQYVLGRRVIRVEHADGTLPSDHINAVYRAETQLMGLGVIEETPESISIRCSVDPEDFTLDNLLGRLESTGSTMRGEAIKALAHGNPDLAQRALNRERQANKIFVLMLRLIFTAYQNPNLARAVGLDSGFPLIGYRSIAKNLELTADNAEDIAEIVLEAEGHTLDVESGTMRRIREFTEQVDEITQMAVESAVERDYRKTIEVRKLFHEIGDREREILNDLPEMDNDDLLQVREVLVSLQQTAQYAMRNAEIAANLALNEESEHTTIN; encoded by the coding sequence ATGGAAACACGGAAGGTGCAACGGCTCGGGCCGTCCACGCTCGCGATGACGCTGCCCGCCGAGTGGGCCAAGGAACACGGCGTCGAGAAGGGCGACGAGGTCTCCCTCCGCATGGGTGGGAAGGGGACCCTCACCGTCATGCCGGAGTCGGCGAACACCGAGGAGTCGGAAGCCATCATCCACGCGGACAACCTGGACGCGGACGCGGTCGAGCGCGCCATCGTGGCGCAGTACGTGCTCGGCCGGCGCGTCATCCGCGTCGAACACGCGGACGGGACCCTGCCGTCGGACCACATCAACGCGGTCTACCGCGCCGAGACCCAGCTCATGGGCCTCGGCGTCATCGAGGAGACCCCCGAGAGCATCTCCATCCGCTGTTCGGTCGACCCCGAGGACTTCACGCTCGACAACCTGCTGGGCCGGCTGGAATCGACCGGGAGCACCATGCGCGGCGAGGCCATCAAGGCGCTCGCCCACGGCAACCCAGACCTCGCCCAGCGCGCCCTCAACCGGGAGCGCCAGGCGAACAAGATCTTCGTCCTGATGCTGCGACTCATCTTCACGGCCTACCAGAACCCGAACCTCGCCCGCGCGGTCGGGCTCGACTCCGGGTTCCCCCTCATCGGGTACCGCTCCATCGCGAAGAACCTCGAACTCACCGCCGACAACGCCGAGGACATCGCGGAGATCGTCCTCGAGGCCGAGGGCCACACCCTCGACGTGGAGTCGGGGACGATGCGGCGCATCCGCGAGTTCACCGAGCAGGTCGACGAGATAACCCAGATGGCCGTCGAGTCCGCCGTGGAGCGGGACTACCGCAAGACCATCGAGGTCCGCAAACTGTTCCACGAGATCGGCGACCGCGAACGGGAGATCCTGAACGACCTCCCCGAGATGGACAACGACGACCTCCTGCAGGTCCGCGAGGTGCTCGTCAGCCTCCAGCAGACCGCGCAGTACGCGATGCGGAACGCGGAGATCGCGGCGAACCTCGCGCTCAACGAGGAGTCCGAACACACGACCATCAACTGA
- a CDS encoding DUF7528 family protein, which translates to MSVTAERGSVVVELGDQRRELTREEAIALQERIGDAIVDRTEYFRTAGAHRADGAYEVTRRAADSAGNTKVFDSFAALERLYERLPDEFGAEAVGRTGITGSRRHLLVRHLAEHPAFDCEITCRRPLTATKAGDEPEAEEHTEPTAATSEFEEVSAD; encoded by the coding sequence ATTTCAGTGACTGCCGAGCGCGGTTCGGTCGTCGTCGAGCTGGGTGACCAGCGACGCGAGCTGACCCGAGAGGAGGCCATCGCCCTGCAGGAACGCATCGGCGACGCCATCGTCGACCGCACCGAGTACTTCCGGACCGCCGGCGCCCACCGGGCCGACGGCGCCTACGAGGTGACGCGTCGCGCGGCCGATTCGGCGGGGAACACGAAGGTCTTCGACAGTTTCGCCGCCCTCGAACGACTCTACGAGCGGTTGCCAGACGAGTTCGGGGCGGAGGCGGTCGGGCGGACCGGCATCACCGGCTCCCGCCGCCACCTGCTCGTGCGACACCTCGCGGAGCATCCCGCCTTCGACTGCGAGATAACCTGTCGGCGACCGTTGACCGCGACGAAGGCAGGGGACGAGCCGGAAGCGGAGGAGCACACGGAGCCGACCGCAGCGACGAGCGAGTTCGAGGAGGTGTCCGCCGACTGA